From one Lycium ferocissimum isolate CSIRO_LF1 chromosome 7, AGI_CSIRO_Lferr_CH_V1, whole genome shotgun sequence genomic stretch:
- the LOC132064563 gene encoding zinc-finger homeodomain protein 5-like, whose translation MFIWLEIYSQLLECSTRKINLMSTTKQMASNSSSNQADQIMTRYGECLKLPCPAQDQTRPASYLHCPIAIAVEGYGKCLKNHATRLGQYLLDGCRKFVKSGEDRTKGAYVCAKCHCLRSFHRMHNLQLHQHQGTGFCFFHHCVHPHGGNASRTPIFHHSTTHQIMPTSSTGESQVLVSTHVLNKKRSPVMESLQKNGPADATTRITIHNI comes from the exons ATGTTCATTTGGTTGGAAATTTATTCACAACTTCTTGAGTGTTCTACCAGGAAGATCAATTTGATGAG CACGACCAAGCAAATGGCGAGCAACTCAAGCTCAAATCAAGCTGATCAAATAATGACAAGGTATGGTGAGTGCCTAAAACTGCCCTGCCCCGCACAGGATCAAACTCGCCCTGCCTCGTACCTGCATTGCCCCATTGCCATCGCTGTGGAAGGGTATGGTAAGTGCCTTAAAAATCATGCTACGAGGCTTGGTCAGTACTTGCTCGATGGATGCCGTAAGTTTGTAAAGAGTGGTGAGGATAGAACTAAAGGGGCATATGTTTGTGCTAAGTGTCATTGTTTAAGGAGCTTTCATCGCATGCATAATCTGCAATTACACCAGCATCAAGGAACTGGATTTTGCTTCTTTCACCATTGTGTTCATCCACACGGTGGAAACGCGTCCCGAACGCCTATTTTTCATCATTCGACGACTCATCAAATTATGCCAACCAGTAGTACTGGTGAATCTCAGGTCTTAGTTTCTACTCATGTGCTAAACAAGAAAAGATCTCCAGTTATGGAGTCACTTCAAAAGAATGGTCCTGCTGATGCAACAACACGTATCACCATCCACAACATTTAA